A single genomic interval of Alistipes provencensis harbors:
- a CDS encoding DUF4139 domain-containing protein yields MKRMLLLLGICTAAAVPASGQTKVKTSVEKVTLFIDGAQVTRTKQVDIPAGNSTVVFTGLSPYLDDKSMQVAAKGKFTVTAVNRLFNHTDSLERSTRQKALEQELAKIRQQQQQQQAARAVIDAETDLLKVNCSVGNRNVATPLAAIKELNEYYASRMQELKRRMLELDGQMKALSDRERQVTADLTQLGGRQSAPMSEVEVRIEAPAACKGAFTLTYYVRNAGWFPSYDIRSGGLSEPVEISYKANIFQNTREEWKNVDLTLSSSNPTTGSIAPQLKTWWLDYGMAPPRYNPGLTSNTVSGTVLDEQREPLIGASVLVPGTTVGTSTDVQGRYSVTVPNGASSLQFNYIGYKSQTRAIAGNTMNVVMQEDNAQLDEVVVTGYGSAPSAALTGRVAGVQARNKAATRTVELEFAESDAASDMMEVGQTQTQLGYEFEIRQPYTIPSDGKSVAAEIGRYRLPAAYTYQSTPKIDKDAFLMAEATDWAKLNLLEGEANIYFENTFVGKSILSPREAGDTLRFSMGRDRGIRIERTKESDYSARRAIGSNQTQTVGWKLTVRNTRTEPVVLMLTDQLPVSRNSSITVTEEELSGGTLDKESGTVIWRLELKPGEQRELKLRYAVKYPKGRSLAIE; encoded by the coding sequence ATGAAGCGTATGTTACTGCTGCTGGGCATCTGCACAGCGGCCGCCGTCCCGGCCTCGGGACAGACGAAGGTGAAGACCTCCGTCGAAAAAGTCACTCTCTTCATCGACGGGGCGCAGGTGACGCGCACCAAACAGGTCGACATCCCGGCCGGAAATTCGACCGTCGTCTTCACGGGCCTCTCGCCCTACCTCGACGACAAGAGCATGCAGGTCGCCGCCAAAGGCAAATTCACCGTGACGGCCGTCAACCGACTCTTCAACCACACCGACAGCCTCGAACGTTCGACCCGCCAGAAGGCGCTGGAGCAGGAGCTTGCCAAAATCCGGCAGCAGCAACAGCAACAGCAGGCCGCGCGTGCGGTGATCGATGCGGAAACCGACCTGCTGAAGGTCAACTGTTCGGTGGGCAACCGCAATGTGGCGACCCCGCTGGCGGCCATCAAGGAACTCAACGAATATTACGCCTCCCGGATGCAGGAGCTCAAACGCCGGATGTTGGAGCTGGACGGGCAGATGAAAGCGCTCAGTGACCGCGAACGGCAGGTAACTGCGGATCTGACGCAACTGGGCGGCAGGCAGTCGGCCCCGATGAGCGAGGTGGAGGTGCGGATCGAGGCCCCGGCAGCCTGCAAGGGGGCGTTCACGCTGACCTACTACGTCCGCAACGCCGGGTGGTTCCCTTCCTACGACATCCGTTCGGGCGGGCTGTCGGAACCCGTGGAGATCTCCTACAAAGCCAACATTTTCCAGAACACCCGAGAGGAGTGGAAGAACGTCGACCTGACGCTCTCCTCGTCGAACCCCACGACGGGAAGCATCGCCCCGCAACTGAAAACATGGTGGCTCGACTACGGGATGGCCCCGCCGCGCTACAACCCCGGCCTGACGAGCAACACCGTGTCGGGAACGGTGCTCGACGAACAGCGCGAACCGCTCATAGGCGCCAGCGTCCTCGTTCCGGGCACCACCGTCGGGACCTCGACCGATGTGCAGGGGCGTTACTCGGTCACCGTGCCCAACGGAGCTTCAAGCCTGCAATTCAACTACATCGGCTACAAGTCCCAGACACGCGCCATCGCGGGCAACACGATGAACGTCGTGATGCAAGAGGACAACGCACAATTGGATGAAGTCGTCGTCACGGGATACGGCAGCGCTCCTTCCGCGGCTCTCACAGGCCGTGTCGCAGGCGTACAGGCCCGCAACAAAGCGGCAACCCGGACGGTAGAGTTGGAGTTTGCCGAATCTGACGCAGCGAGCGACATGATGGAGGTGGGGCAGACACAGACCCAGTTGGGTTACGAGTTCGAAATCAGACAGCCCTACACCATCCCCTCCGACGGCAAGAGCGTGGCGGCCGAGATCGGGCGCTACCGCCTCCCGGCGGCATACACCTACCAGTCGACACCGAAGATCGACAAGGACGCTTTCCTCATGGCGGAGGCCACCGACTGGGCGAAACTCAATCTGCTGGAGGGCGAAGCCAATATCTATTTCGAGAACACGTTCGTCGGCAAGAGCATCCTCAGCCCCCGGGAGGCCGGCGACACGCTCCGTTTCTCGATGGGCCGCGACCGGGGCATCCGCATCGAGCGCACGAAGGAGAGCGACTACTCGGCACGCCGGGCCATCGGTTCGAACCAGACCCAGACCGTAGGGTGGAAACTGACCGTCCGCAACACCCGCACGGAGCCCGTGGTGCTGATGCTCACGGACCAACTGCCCGTATCGCGCAACAGCTCGATCACCGTCACCGAGGAGGAGCTGAGCGGCGGAACGCTGGACAAGGAGAGCGGAACGGTCATCTGGAGGCTGGAGCTGAAACCCGGCGAACAGCGCGAACTGAAACTGCGTTACGCCGTGAAATACCCCAAGGGCCGGAGCCTCGCGATCGAGTAA
- the argC gene encoding N-acetyl-gamma-glutamyl-phosphate reductase: MIRAGIIGGAGYTAGELIRLLVNHPQVEIVFVHSTSNAGNRLADVHGGLEGDTDMRFGDSCDLGSADVVFLCSAHGQSKVWLAENTVPAGVKIIDLAQDFRDESEGFVYGLPELNRERIRRAERVANPGCFATAIQLALLPLAAAGLLQDEVHVTAVTGSTGAGVKPSATTHFSWRASNISVYKAFTHQHLIEIRRNLRLLEPSFDRAVNFVPMRGDFTRGILASVYTACPLDGEAVRKLYADFYASAAFTRLTEHDVDLKQVVNTNKALLHTAVYDGKVHITSVIDNLLKGASGQAVQNMNLMFGLDEKEGLRLKASAF, from the coding sequence ATGATCCGCGCCGGCATCATCGGGGGCGCCGGGTACACCGCCGGCGAACTGATCCGCCTGCTGGTGAACCATCCGCAGGTGGAGATCGTCTTCGTCCACAGCACGTCGAATGCGGGCAACCGCCTCGCGGACGTGCACGGAGGACTGGAGGGCGACACCGACATGCGGTTCGGCGACTCCTGCGACCTCGGGTCGGCCGACGTCGTGTTCCTCTGCTCGGCACACGGGCAGAGCAAGGTGTGGCTGGCGGAGAATACCGTTCCGGCAGGCGTGAAGATCATCGACCTTGCGCAGGATTTCCGCGACGAGTCGGAGGGGTTCGTCTACGGGCTTCCGGAGCTGAACCGCGAGCGCATCCGCCGTGCGGAGCGCGTGGCCAATCCGGGCTGTTTCGCCACGGCGATCCAGTTGGCGCTGCTGCCGCTGGCCGCGGCGGGGCTGTTGCAGGACGAAGTGCATGTGACGGCCGTGACGGGTTCGACGGGCGCGGGGGTGAAACCCTCGGCCACGACCCATTTCAGTTGGCGGGCGTCGAACATCTCGGTCTACAAGGCCTTCACGCACCAGCACCTGATCGAAATCAGACGCAACCTGCGGCTGCTGGAGCCGTCGTTCGACCGTGCGGTCAACTTCGTGCCGATGCGCGGCGACTTCACGCGGGGCATTCTGGCGAGCGTCTACACGGCGTGTCCGCTCGACGGCGAGGCCGTCCGGAAGCTCTACGCCGACTTCTACGCTTCGGCGGCATTCACCCGCCTGACGGAGCACGACGTGGACCTGAAGCAGGTGGTGAACACCAACAAGGCGCTGCTGCACACGGCCGTTTACGACGGCAAAGTGCACATCACCTCGGTGATCGACAACCTGCTGAAAGGCGCCTCGGGGCAGGCCGTGCAGAACATGAACCTGATGTTCGGGCTCGACGAAAAGGAGGGATTGCGACTGAAAGCCAGCGCTTTCTAA
- the argB gene encoding acetylglutamate kinase produces the protein MERITVVKIGGNVIDNPAALKRFLKEFAALEDPKILIHGGGKLATRLAERLELKVQMVDGRRITDKGTLDVVTMVYAGLINKQVVAGLQAAGCNALGLSGADGNAVTARRRDPHPVDYGFVGDIERVDSALLCRLLEGGITPVFSAIMHDGKGTLLNCNADSVASAIALGAAEIAPTELVFCFEKAGVLRDPEDDTTLIREITAATYPPLKEDGTVSKGMIPKIENALKAIEKGVRSVTIKHSDNLLNDTGTVIK, from the coding sequence ATGGAACGCATCACGGTCGTAAAGATAGGCGGCAACGTCATCGACAACCCCGCGGCGCTGAAACGCTTTCTGAAAGAGTTCGCGGCGCTGGAAGACCCGAAAATTCTGATTCACGGCGGCGGGAAGCTGGCCACGCGGCTGGCCGAGCGGCTGGAACTGAAGGTGCAGATGGTCGACGGACGCCGCATCACCGACAAGGGGACGCTCGACGTGGTGACAATGGTCTACGCCGGGTTGATCAACAAGCAGGTCGTCGCGGGGCTTCAGGCCGCGGGATGCAACGCCCTCGGGCTGTCGGGAGCCGACGGAAATGCTGTCACGGCCCGCCGCCGCGACCCGCATCCGGTCGACTACGGATTCGTGGGCGACATCGAGCGAGTGGATTCCGCGCTGCTGTGCCGGCTGCTGGAAGGGGGTATCACGCCCGTCTTCTCGGCCATCATGCACGACGGGAAAGGGACGCTGCTCAACTGCAACGCCGACAGCGTGGCTTCGGCCATCGCGCTAGGCGCTGCGGAGATCGCCCCGACGGAGCTGGTTTTCTGCTTCGAGAAAGCCGGAGTCCTGCGCGACCCGGAGGACGACACAACGCTGATCCGCGAGATCACGGCCGCGACCTACCCTCCGCTCAAGGAGGACGGAACGGTGAGCAAGGGGATGATCCCCAAGATCGAAAACGCCCTGAAAGCCATTGAGAAAGGGGTTCGGAGCGTCACCATCAAGCATTCGGATAACCTGCTGAACGACACCGGAACGGTGATAAAATAA
- a CDS encoding N-acetylornithine carbamoyltransferase has translation MKKFTCVQDIGDLKTAVAEAMEIKRDRFQFTGLGRNKTLLMLFFNSSLRTRLSTQKAAMNLGMNVMVLDVNQGAWKLETERGVVMDGDKAEHLLEAIPVMGSYCDVIGVRSFARFADKAEDYEERVLEQFIRYSGRPVFSMEAATRHPLQSFADLITIEEHKAVERPKVVMTWAPHPNALPQAVPNSFAEWMNAADYDFVITHPEGYELDPKFVGPARVEYDQRKALEGADFVYAKNWAAYADPNYSKVLSRDRAWTVDTEKMALTNNAYFMHCLPVRRNMIVTDEVIESPRSLVIPEAANREISAQVVLKRLLEGLE, from the coding sequence ATGAAAAAGTTTACCTGCGTACAAGACATCGGCGACCTTAAGACGGCCGTCGCCGAAGCGATGGAGATCAAGCGCGACCGCTTCCAGTTCACGGGACTGGGGCGCAACAAGACACTGCTGATGCTCTTCTTCAACTCGAGCCTCCGCACACGGCTCTCGACCCAGAAGGCCGCCATGAACCTCGGGATGAACGTCATGGTACTCGACGTCAACCAAGGAGCATGGAAACTCGAGACCGAACGCGGCGTGGTGATGGACGGCGACAAGGCCGAACACCTGCTGGAGGCGATTCCCGTGATGGGATCGTACTGCGATGTGATCGGCGTACGCTCGTTCGCGCGCTTCGCGGACAAGGCCGAGGATTACGAGGAGCGCGTGCTGGAACAGTTCATCCGTTACTCGGGACGCCCGGTCTTCTCAATGGAGGCCGCGACGCGCCATCCGCTGCAAAGTTTCGCCGACCTCATCACCATCGAGGAGCATAAGGCCGTGGAGCGCCCGAAGGTCGTGATGACATGGGCCCCGCATCCCAACGCCCTGCCGCAGGCCGTGCCCAACTCGTTCGCCGAATGGATGAACGCCGCGGACTATGATTTCGTCATCACCCATCCCGAGGGGTACGAGCTCGACCCGAAATTCGTCGGCCCGGCCCGGGTGGAATACGACCAGCGCAAGGCCCTCGAGGGCGCCGACTTCGTCTATGCCAAGAACTGGGCCGCCTACGCGGACCCCAACTACAGCAAGGTGCTCTCGCGCGACCGTGCATGGACGGTGGACACGGAGAAAATGGCGCTCACGAACAACGCTTACTTCATGCACTGCCTGCCCGTCCGCCGCAACATGATCGTCACGGACGAGGTGATCGAATCGCCCCGTTCGCTGGTGATTCCCGAGGCGGCGAACCGCGAGATATCGGCCCAAGTGGTATTGAAACGACTGTTGGAGGGACTGGAATAA
- a CDS encoding GNAT family N-acetyltransferase, with amino-acid sequence MNNNTISVVFADSSHAHYAPRICDLIYESALQRGTGIAKRSPEYIAAKMTGGKAVVALDGEKLVGFSYIECWGHGDFVATSGLIVDPEYRHMGLAEQIKRRTFELARRRFPFAKLFSITTSLPVMKLNSRMGYVPVTFSELTEDEEFWRGCEGCCNYDILQRNNRRMCLCTGMLYDPAKEPPAKQSRLAPYRMFLRNKVKKLFHLK; translated from the coding sequence ATGAATAACAACACAATCAGCGTCGTATTCGCCGACTCGTCACACGCACATTACGCACCGCGTATTTGCGATCTGATCTATGAGTCGGCCCTGCAGCGGGGTACGGGCATCGCCAAGCGTTCGCCCGAGTACATCGCCGCAAAAATGACCGGTGGCAAGGCCGTCGTGGCGCTGGACGGTGAAAAACTGGTCGGGTTCAGCTACATCGAGTGCTGGGGTCACGGCGACTTCGTCGCCACCTCGGGACTGATCGTCGATCCGGAGTACCGGCACATGGGACTCGCGGAACAGATCAAACGACGAACGTTCGAGCTTGCCCGACGACGATTCCCGTTTGCCAAGTTATTCAGTATCACCACGTCGCTGCCCGTCATGAAGCTCAATTCGCGGATGGGCTACGTCCCCGTGACCTTCTCGGAACTCACCGAGGACGAGGAGTTCTGGCGCGGCTGCGAAGGCTGCTGCAACTACGACATCCTGCAACGCAACAACCGCCGCATGTGCCTCTGCACGGGCATGCTTTACGACCCGGCCAAGGAGCCGCCCGCAAAACAGTCGCGTCTGGCGCCCTACCGGATGTTCCTGAGGAACAAAGTAAAAAAGTTGTTTCACCTGAAATAG
- a CDS encoding M20 family metallo-hydrolase — translation MDTKTTEAIGLLKRLIATPSLSRDEARTAELIFGYLAEHGAAPERLENNVWARSEGFDPARPTLLLNSHHDTVRPAASYTRDPFTPVIEGDRLYGLGSNDAGASAVSLIQTFLTFRTRELPFNLVLAISAEEECMGEHGMRALLPALGKIDMALVGEPTGMQAAAGERGLVVLDCTAHGKSGHAARGEGINALYIAVEDIARLRSFRFERESELLGPIGIAVTQIEAGTQHNVVPDSCRFVADVRTTDAYTNEETVEILRAAIRSDAVPRSTRIRASALGAEHPLMRAARAAGRTPYVSPTTSDMALMPFPSLKMGPGQSSRSHTADEFVLLSEIEEGIAVYENYIEKLAQEYGWKTLG, via the coding sequence ATGGACACGAAAACCACGGAAGCCATCGGGCTGCTGAAAAGGCTGATCGCAACGCCGTCGCTTTCGCGCGACGAAGCGCGCACCGCGGAGCTGATCTTCGGGTATCTGGCGGAGCACGGCGCGGCGCCCGAACGGCTTGAGAACAACGTCTGGGCACGGTCGGAAGGGTTCGACCCCGCGCGGCCGACCCTGCTGCTGAACTCGCACCACGACACGGTGCGTCCGGCGGCTTCGTACACGCGCGACCCGTTCACGCCGGTCATCGAAGGCGACCGGCTGTACGGCCTCGGGAGCAACGACGCAGGGGCTTCGGCGGTGAGCCTGATACAGACATTCCTAACTTTCCGCACGCGGGAGCTGCCCTTCAACCTCGTGCTGGCCATCTCGGCCGAGGAGGAGTGCATGGGCGAGCACGGTATGCGTGCCCTGCTGCCCGCGCTGGGGAAAATCGACATGGCGCTGGTCGGCGAGCCAACCGGCATGCAGGCCGCCGCAGGCGAGCGGGGGCTGGTGGTGCTGGACTGCACGGCGCACGGCAAGAGCGGCCATGCGGCCCGCGGCGAGGGAATAAATGCCCTCTATATCGCCGTGGAGGACATCGCGCGGCTGCGCTCGTTCCGCTTCGAACGGGAGTCGGAACTGCTGGGGCCGATCGGGATCGCGGTGACGCAGATCGAAGCCGGAACGCAGCACAACGTGGTGCCCGACAGCTGCCGCTTCGTCGCGGACGTCCGCACGACGGACGCCTACACCAACGAGGAGACGGTGGAAATCCTGCGGGCAGCCATCCGATCCGACGCCGTGCCCCGTTCGACGCGCATCCGGGCTTCGGCGCTCGGCGCAGAACATCCGCTGATGCGGGCGGCACGGGCCGCAGGGCGCACCCCGTATGTCTCGCCCACGACGTCGGACATGGCGCTGATGCCCTTCCCGTCGCTCAAGATGGGTCCCGGGCAGTCGTCACGTTCACACACGGCGGACGAATTCGTACTCCTCTCGGAGATCGAAGAGGGAATCGCCGTTTATGAAAATTACATCGAAAAATTAGCACAGGAATATGGCTGGAAAACTTTGGGATAA
- a CDS encoding aspartate aminotransferase family protein, whose product MKLFNVYSLYPIEPVRGRGCFVYDEAGTEYLDLYGGHAVISIGHAQPDYVRAVQEQAARIGFYSNSVENPLQQTLADKLGRISGYDDFRLFLCNSGAEANENALKLASFHTGRPKVLAIAKAFHGRTSGAVAVTDNPAIQSPFNRTPNVEFTPLNDLEAARRKLATREFAAVIVEGIQGVSGIHCPTNEFLRGLREAATESGTQLVLDEIQSGYGRTGRFFAHQEANIRPDLITTAKGMANGFPIGGVLIAPHFEARPGLLGTTFGGSHLACAAAIAVLDVIERDGLVENAATVGEYLLAELHKMGGLKEVRGRGLMIGIEIDGSGPELRKRLLFEKHIFTGGAGASTVRLLPALCLTREMADRFLNAFKEMIG is encoded by the coding sequence ATGAAATTATTCAACGTATATTCGTTATATCCGATCGAACCCGTCCGGGGGCGGGGCTGCTTCGTCTACGACGAGGCGGGCACCGAGTACCTCGACCTCTACGGCGGCCATGCCGTGATCTCGATCGGGCATGCGCAGCCCGACTATGTGCGGGCCGTGCAGGAGCAGGCAGCGCGCATCGGATTCTACTCGAACTCGGTGGAGAACCCGCTGCAACAGACTCTCGCCGACAAACTCGGGCGCATCTCGGGTTACGACGACTTCCGCCTCTTCCTCTGCAACTCGGGGGCCGAGGCCAATGAGAACGCCCTGAAACTGGCGTCGTTCCACACAGGCCGTCCGAAGGTGCTGGCCATCGCGAAGGCTTTCCACGGCCGCACGTCGGGAGCCGTCGCCGTGACGGACAACCCCGCGATTCAGTCGCCCTTCAACCGCACCCCCAACGTGGAATTCACGCCGCTGAACGACCTCGAAGCCGCACGCAGGAAGCTGGCGACACGCGAATTCGCGGCGGTGATCGTCGAGGGTATTCAGGGCGTGTCGGGCATCCACTGCCCCACGAACGAGTTCCTGCGGGGGCTGCGCGAAGCCGCCACCGAAAGCGGGACGCAGTTGGTGCTGGACGAAATCCAGTCGGGATACGGCCGCACGGGGCGTTTCTTCGCCCATCAGGAGGCGAACATCCGTCCCGACCTCATCACCACGGCCAAAGGCATGGCCAACGGATTCCCCATCGGCGGCGTGCTGATCGCGCCCCACTTCGAGGCGCGTCCGGGACTGCTGGGAACCACCTTCGGAGGCAGTCATCTGGCCTGTGCGGCGGCGATCGCCGTGCTGGACGTGATCGAACGCGACGGGCTTGTGGAGAACGCCGCGACGGTCGGCGAATACCTGCTGGCCGAACTGCACAAGATGGGCGGGCTGAAAGAGGTGCGCGGACGCGGCCTGATGATCGGCATCGAGATCGACGGTTCGGGCCCGGAGCTCCGCAAGCGTCTGCTCTTCGAAAAACACATCTTCACCGGCGGGGCGGGAGCCTCGACCGTGCGGCTGCTGCCGGCGCTGTGCCTCACGCGCGAAATGGCGGACCGCTTCCTCAACGCATTCAAAGAGATGATCGGATGA
- a CDS encoding RelA/SpoT family protein: MDFSRYEKLRTLVRANFSEQTQRLVDEALEYADAKLAGLMRYDGSPLVDHAAAVASIVISEVGLGRNSAVASILHDVVRLAHKQLPAEEFLALSADIRRRFGDQVVGITLGLANISELKLKVAKEQADNFRDLIVSYSEDPRVILIKLADRLEVMRSLEMFPREKWRKKSWESMNLYAQIAHKLGLYSIKSELEDIALKYLEPKDYEHIVTKLEESAEERRAFIARFLVPIEQRLHRLGIKYHIKSRTKSIFSIWTKMHKQHVPFEGVYDIFAIRIIIDCDKEAEKQLCWTAYSVVTDFYTPNPNRMRDWISIPKSNGYESLHTTVSAEGRWVEVQIRTERMDAVAERGIAAHWRYKGVNQGAQTSEMWLGHLRELMEDTTHSLAQRFDAKPASGEIFVFTPNGDLRKLPEGATLLDFAFDIHTSLGSTCVGGKVNNRAVSIRETLRNGDIVEILTQKNQTPKSDWLTFVITSKARNKIKSYLREEQAKHTRMGREELERKLKNWKFAITIDEAVAYLAKYFKLRLGTEVYALIATQKLDFGSIKEILARHLSGEAEEERRAAAAEIERQKAAQHNARESAAPQDALVIDDDISKIQYKLAKCCNPIKGDDVFGFVTINAGITIHRCDCPNAKRMRENYPYRVIDARWRQNAEGAFRVTIRIVAADTTGMANHITEVIVRDLKLGIRSMNFAPAGNGCLAGTVAVEVPGAAVVDTLIHQIMRIKGVQRAYRIN; this comes from the coding sequence ATGGACTTTTCACGGTATGAAAAACTCCGCACGCTCGTGCGCGCGAACTTCTCGGAGCAGACACAGCGCCTCGTCGACGAGGCATTGGAGTATGCCGACGCGAAGCTCGCCGGACTCATGCGTTACGACGGCTCGCCTCTGGTGGACCACGCCGCCGCGGTAGCTTCGATCGTGATCTCGGAGGTCGGCCTCGGCCGCAACTCCGCCGTGGCGTCCATCCTCCACGACGTCGTGCGGCTGGCCCACAAGCAGCTCCCGGCCGAGGAGTTCCTCGCCCTGAGCGCCGACATCCGCCGCCGCTTCGGCGATCAGGTCGTGGGCATCACCCTCGGGCTGGCCAACATCTCGGAACTGAAGCTCAAGGTGGCCAAGGAGCAGGCCGACAATTTCCGCGACCTGATCGTCAGCTACTCCGAGGACCCGCGCGTAATCCTCATCAAACTGGCCGACCGCCTCGAGGTGATGCGCTCGCTGGAGATGTTCCCGCGCGAAAAGTGGCGCAAGAAGAGCTGGGAGTCGATGAACCTCTACGCCCAGATCGCCCACAAGCTGGGTCTCTACTCGATCAAGAGCGAGCTGGAGGACATCGCCCTGAAATACCTCGAACCGAAGGATTACGAACACATCGTCACGAAGCTCGAGGAGAGCGCCGAGGAGCGCCGTGCGTTCATCGCCCGGTTCCTCGTGCCCATCGAGCAGCGGCTGCACCGCCTCGGCATCAAATACCACATCAAGAGCCGCACCAAGTCGATCTTCTCGATCTGGACCAAGATGCACAAACAGCACGTCCCGTTCGAGGGCGTCTACGACATCTTCGCCATCCGCATCATCATCGACTGCGACAAGGAGGCCGAGAAACAGTTGTGCTGGACGGCCTATTCGGTGGTGACGGATTTTTACACCCCCAACCCCAACCGCATGCGCGACTGGATCTCGATCCCCAAGTCGAACGGTTACGAGTCGCTGCACACCACCGTGTCGGCCGAAGGCCGCTGGGTCGAGGTGCAGATACGCACCGAGCGCATGGACGCCGTGGCCGAGCGCGGTATTGCGGCGCACTGGCGCTACAAGGGGGTTAACCAAGGGGCGCAGACCAGCGAGATGTGGCTGGGCCACCTGCGCGAACTGATGGAGGACACGACCCACTCGCTGGCGCAGCGTTTCGACGCCAAGCCCGCCTCGGGCGAGATTTTCGTCTTCACGCCCAACGGCGACCTGCGCAAACTCCCCGAAGGAGCCACGCTGCTCGATTTCGCGTTCGACATCCACACCTCGCTGGGTTCGACGTGCGTAGGCGGCAAGGTCAACAACCGCGCGGTGTCGATCCGCGAAACACTCCGCAACGGCGACATCGTGGAGATTCTCACCCAGAAGAACCAGACGCCCAAGTCGGACTGGCTGACGTTCGTCATCACGTCGAAGGCCCGCAACAAGATCAAGTCCTACCTTCGCGAAGAGCAGGCCAAGCATACGCGCATGGGGCGCGAGGAGCTGGAGCGCAAGCTCAAGAACTGGAAATTCGCCATCACGATCGACGAGGCGGTGGCCTATCTGGCCAAATACTTCAAACTGCGCCTCGGGACGGAGGTCTACGCCCTGATCGCCACCCAGAAGCTCGACTTCGGGTCGATCAAGGAGATACTGGCCCGCCACCTCTCGGGAGAGGCCGAGGAGGAGCGCCGCGCCGCGGCCGCCGAGATCGAGCGCCAGAAGGCCGCACAGCACAACGCGCGGGAGAGCGCCGCACCGCAGGACGCACTGGTGATTGACGACGACATTTCGAAAATACAATATAAGCTGGCCAAGTGCTGCAACCCGATCAAGGGCGACGACGTGTTCGGTTTCGTGACGATCAATGCGGGCATCACGATCCACCGCTGCGACTGTCCCAACGCCAAGCGCATGCGCGAAAACTATCCCTACCGGGTGATCGACGCCCGCTGGCGGCAGAATGCCGAGGGGGCTTTCCGCGTGACGATCCGCATCGTGGCGGCAGACACCACGGGCATGGCCAACCACATCACCGAGGTCATCGTCCGCGACCTCAAACTGGGCATCCGCTCGATGAACTTCGCACCGGCCGGCAACGGCTGTCTGGCGGGAACCGTCGCGGTCGAGGTGCCCGGTGCGGCCGTCGTGGATACGCTGATCCATCAGATCATGCGCATCAAGGGCGTGCAGCGCGCCTACCGCATCAACTAA
- the argG gene encoding argininosuccinate synthase, which translates to MEKKKVVLAFSGGLDTSFCVKYLSEEKGYDVYTAIANTGGFSKPELEKIEQRAVELGAVAHATLDIEQEYYEKSIRYMVFGNILRNGTYPISVSSERIFQAIAIIEYAKQIGADAVAHGSTGAGNDQVRFDLTFQILAPEIEIITPTRDMTLTREYEIDYLRKHGITADYKKMEYSINKGLWGTSIGGKETLHSEQTLPEEAYPSPITAEGEERLKLTFEEGELAAVNGKAYTDKVEAIRAVEAIGSKFGIGRDMHIGDTIIGIKGRVGFEAAAPMLIIAAHKMLEKHTLTKWQIYWKEQVATWYGMFLHEAQYLEPVMRDIEAMLLSSQRNVTGTVELILRPRNYTLVGVDSTFDLMKTDFGEYGEVNKAWSADDVKGFTKILGNQIKIFYNVQKRNKK; encoded by the coding sequence ATGGAAAAGAAGAAAGTGGTTCTGGCGTTCAGCGGCGGTCTGGACACCTCGTTTTGTGTAAAATACCTCTCCGAGGAGAAGGGATACGACGTCTACACGGCGATCGCCAACACGGGCGGATTCTCGAAGCCCGAACTCGAGAAGATCGAACAGCGCGCCGTGGAGCTCGGCGCCGTGGCCCACGCCACGCTCGACATCGAGCAGGAGTATTACGAGAAGAGCATCCGCTACATGGTCTTCGGCAACATCCTGCGCAACGGAACCTACCCCATTTCGGTGAGCTCGGAGCGCATTTTCCAAGCCATCGCCATCATCGAATACGCCAAGCAGATCGGCGCCGACGCCGTGGCACACGGTTCGACGGGCGCGGGCAACGATCAGGTGCGCTTCGACCTGACGTTCCAGATCCTCGCCCCCGAGATCGAGATCATCACCCCGACGCGCGACATGACCCTGACGCGCGAATACGAGATCGACTACCTGCGCAAACACGGCATCACGGCCGACTACAAGAAGATGGAGTACTCGATCAACAAGGGGCTGTGGGGCACCTCGATCGGCGGCAAGGAGACCCTCCACTCGGAGCAGACGCTTCCCGAGGAGGCCTATCCCAGCCCCATTACGGCCGAGGGCGAGGAGCGGCTCAAGCTCACGTTCGAGGAGGGCGAGCTGGCGGCCGTCAACGGCAAGGCCTACACCGACAAGGTCGAGGCCATCCGCGCCGTGGAGGCCATCGGTTCGAAATTCGGCATCGGCCGCGACATGCACATCGGCGACACGATCATCGGCATCAAGGGCCGCGTGGGCTTCGAGGCCGCAGCGCCGATGCTCATCATCGCCGCGCACAAGATGCTCGAGAAGCACACGCTGACCAAGTGGCAGATCTACTGGAAAGAGCAGGTGGCAACGTGGTACGGCATGTTCCTCCACGAGGCGCAGTACCTCGAGCCCGTGATGCGCGACATCGAGGCGATGCTCCTTTCGTCGCAGCGCAACGTGACGGGTACCGTGGAACTGATCCTGCGTCCGAGAAACTACACGCTGGTGGGCGTCGATTCGACGTTCGATCTGATGAAGACCGACTTCGGCGAATACGGCGAGGTCAACAAGGCGTGGTCGGCGGACGACGTGAAGGGATTCACGAAGATTCTCGGCAACCAGATCAAGATTTTCTACAACGTCCAGAAACGCAACAAGAAATGA